One genomic region from Yarrowia lipolytica chromosome 1C, complete sequence encodes:
- a CDS encoding uncharacterized protein (Compare to YALI0C09680g, similar to uniprot|P53301 Saccharomyces cerevisiae YGR189c CRH1 family of putative glycosidases might exert a common role in cell wall organization), which yields MFKALTTFLLATTALGQTYSTCNPLTQTCKPDPALGGAKMFDFTQEQGDWHVTFKPDRVEYTPEGVSLRVQTQGDNPTLQSDFYLMFGRVEAVIQAAPGVGIVSSFVLQSDDLDEIDLEWLGGDNTQVQTNFFVKGNTDTYDRGQFHGIGNPTGQFHTYVIEWTSEQITWTINGQVVRTLLSNDWHGFPQSPMNIRMGVWAGGDPTNNPGTIQWAGGETNYQTGPYPMLIKSVNVEDYSTGDAYEYSDRSGTWQSIKAQNGEVHPVRPAVIPPADGSKFDLVSADQGDKPSTGALQASSTQASPEASSQAPSEAPSEASSKTSSEASSVQATPSVEPTSSIPAPSTSAASSAASSAAPTTSSTLSIPVLVPGPAKNTSSAVSSSTNSSTPVTTHVTKPANRTSSTVFATVTSCKDDACKKTEVPKPVANSTVATSKPASKPASKTVLPVTSVAPTTSKPVPTQTKTEAESSASVSGVPTISQATASTTAHQANTGVVTEASFGAIAVAAFALMLI from the coding sequence ATGTTCAAGGCTCTGACCACCTTCCTGCTGGCCACAACCGCCCTGGGCCAGACATACTCCACCTGCAACCCGCTGACACAAACGTGTAAGCCGGACCCGGCGCTGGGCGGAGCCAAGATGTTCGACTTCACCCAGGAACAGGGCGActggcacgtgaccttcaAGCCCGACCGGGTCGAATACACCCCCGAGGGAGTGTCTCTGCGGGTCCAGACCCAGGGCGACAACCCCACGCTGCAGTCTGACTTTTATCTCATGTTTGGCCGTGTCGAGGCCGTGATCCAGGCAGCTCCCGGCGTGGGCATCGTGTCCTCCTTTGTGCTGCAGAGCGACGACCTCGATGAGATCGACCTCGAGTGGCTCGGAGGCGACAACACCCAGGTCCAGACAAACTTCTTTGTCAAGggaaacacagacacctaCGATCGAGGCCAGTTCCATGGCATTGGCAACCCCACGGGCCAATTCCACACCTACGTCATTGAGTGGACCTCCGAACAGATCACCTGGACCATCAACGGCCAGGTGGTCCGAACCCTGCTCTCCAACGATTGGCATGGCTTCCCCCAGTCACCCATGAACATCCGAATGGGCGTCTgggctggaggagacccCACCAACAACCCCGGAACCATCCAGTGGGCCGGAGGAGAAACCAACTACCAGACCGGTCCTTACCCCATGCTCATCAAGTCCGTTAACGTCGAGGATTACTCTACCGGTGATGCTTACGAGTATTCTGATCGATCCGGAACCTGGCAGTCCATCAAGGCACAGAACGGAGAGGTTCATCCCGTTCGACCTGCCGTGATTCCTCCTGCCGATGGCTCCAAGTTTGATCTTGTTTCTGCCGACCAGGGTGATAAGCCTAGCACTGGAGCTCTGCAAGCTTCTTCCACCCAGGCTTCTCCCgaggcttcttctcaggCTCCTTCTGAGGCTCCTTCTGAGGCTTCTTCCAAGACTTCTTCTGAGGCTTCTTCCGTTCAGGCTACCCCTTCTGTCGAGCCTACTTCTTCTATTCCCGCTCCTTCTACATctgctgcctcttctgctgcctcttctgcgGCTCCCACTACCTCTTCCACCCTCTCCATCCCTGTGTTGGTGCCTGGACCTGCTAAGAACACCTCCTCCGCAGTGTCTTCTTCTACCAACAGCTCAACTCCCGTGAccacccacgtgaccaagcCGGCCAACCGAACCAGCTCCACCGTGTTCGCCACCGTCACTTCCTGCAAGGACGATGCCTGCAAGAAGACTGAGGTGCCCAAACCCGTGGCCAACTCTACCGtggccacctccaagcCTGCTTCCAAGCCCGCTTCCAAGACCGTCCTTCCTGTGACCTCTGTGGctcccaccacctccaagccTGTCCCCACTCAGACCAAGACTGAGGCCGagtcttctgcttctgtttctggcgTCCCCACAATTTCTCAGGCCACTGCCTCCACCACCGCTCACCAGGCCAACACTGGAGTTGTCACTGAGGCTTCTTTCGGCGCCATTGCCGTTGCTGCCTTTGCTCTGATGCTCATTTAA